One region of Streptomyces davaonensis JCM 4913 genomic DNA includes:
- a CDS encoding TadE/TadG family type IV pilus assembly protein, which produces MAYEKARRSRNCARDREGARDRGQVAIEYLGFIPILILVAMAAIQIGLIAYTAQQAGTAARAGARSASLDGPFAADCQAAVSGWLADGTGCTSAGLGDEVRVTATVDIPSVVPGWDFGDATKSATMPLDH; this is translated from the coding sequence ATGGCGTACGAGAAGGCGCGCCGTAGCCGTAACTGTGCCCGTGACCGTGAGGGTGCCCGTGACCGCGGCCAGGTGGCCATCGAATACCTCGGCTTCATCCCGATCCTGATCCTCGTCGCCATGGCCGCCATACAGATCGGCCTCATCGCCTACACCGCCCAGCAGGCGGGCACCGCCGCCCGCGCCGGCGCGCGCAGCGCCTCGCTGGACGGGCCGTTCGCGGCGGACTGCCAGGCCGCCGTGAGCGGCTGGCTGGCCGACGGGACCGGCTGCACCAGCGCCGGGCTCGGCGACGAGGTACGGGTCACCGCCACCGTGGACATCCCGTCCGTGGTCCCCGGCTGGGACTTCGGCGACGCCACCAAGTCCGCCACCATGCCGCTCGACCACTGA
- a CDS encoding TadE/TadG family type IV pilus assembly protein: MSGRAGLFRRGADRGQVTIEFLGMTPLILVTLVLLWQCALLGYTFTLAANAADEAARAGTAAEDRQGACQEAGLKHLPGAWEGGAEVTCGESGGLVTADVHLDVPILFPGTIAFPFEVDGHAGAVVEEGD; encoded by the coding sequence ATGAGCGGCCGCGCGGGCCTGTTCCGGCGCGGGGCCGACCGGGGCCAGGTCACCATCGAGTTCCTCGGCATGACCCCGCTGATCCTGGTGACGCTGGTGCTGCTGTGGCAGTGCGCGCTGCTCGGGTACACCTTCACGCTGGCCGCGAACGCCGCGGACGAGGCGGCACGGGCGGGCACGGCGGCCGAGGACCGGCAGGGCGCCTGCCAGGAGGCGGGGCTGAAGCATCTGCCGGGCGCGTGGGAGGGCGGTGCCGAGGTGACCTGCGGCGAGAGCGGGGGCCTGGTCACGGCGGACGTCCATCTGGACGTTCCGATCCTCTTCCCGGGCACGATCGCGTTCCCGTTCGAGGTCGACGGGCACGCGGGGGCGGTCGTGGAGGAGGGGGACTGA
- a CDS encoding AAA family ATPase, which yields MPTRILPAVGDADAVRAITTLLSQLPDAEPVAPVTDSTQLIDTLARLAAESVDELPEVVVVHERIGPVPALELIREVALRFPAVGVILVTSDASPGLFQAAMDYGARGLVALPLSYEELASRVQAVASWSAGVRRHLGGALEVFTGVGGTVVTVSGAKGGVGTTLVSIQLALAAQASGRSTALLDMDLQTGDLAAYLDVQFRRSVVDLAAITDITPRVLADAVFRHDTGVALLLAPGDGERGEEVTDRAARQIVSALRSRYEIVIVDCGAQLSGAGAAAVEMADTALLVTTPDVVAVRGAKRVVRMWDRLQIRKAEETTVVVNRHTRGTEIQPPLIQKITGTALAATAVPANYKELQGVVDAGRLHELDSKSTVKQALWTLAGELGLVKAVEVDRRAGRGSFRRRKDGGG from the coding sequence ATGCCCACGAGGATCCTCCCGGCGGTCGGCGACGCGGACGCGGTCCGTGCGATCACGACCCTGCTCTCCCAGCTCCCGGACGCCGAGCCGGTCGCCCCCGTGACCGACTCCACCCAGCTCATCGACACCCTCGCCCGGCTGGCCGCCGAGTCCGTCGACGAGCTGCCCGAGGTCGTGGTCGTGCACGAGCGTATCGGCCCGGTCCCGGCCCTGGAGCTGATCCGCGAAGTCGCCCTCCGCTTCCCCGCGGTGGGCGTCATCCTCGTCACCTCCGACGCGTCCCCCGGCCTCTTCCAGGCCGCCATGGACTACGGCGCCCGGGGCCTGGTGGCGCTGCCCCTGTCGTACGAGGAACTCGCCAGCCGAGTCCAGGCCGTGGCCTCCTGGTCGGCAGGCGTACGACGCCATCTCGGCGGCGCCCTGGAGGTGTTCACCGGCGTCGGCGGCACCGTCGTCACGGTGAGCGGCGCCAAGGGCGGCGTCGGCACGACGCTCGTGTCCATCCAACTCGCCCTCGCCGCACAGGCCTCCGGCCGCTCCACCGCCCTGCTCGACATGGACCTCCAGACCGGCGACCTCGCCGCCTACCTGGACGTCCAGTTCCGCCGCTCCGTCGTCGACCTCGCCGCCATCACCGACATCACCCCGCGTGTCCTGGCCGACGCCGTCTTCCGCCACGACACCGGGGTCGCCCTCCTGCTCGCCCCCGGCGACGGCGAACGCGGCGAGGAGGTCACCGACCGCGCCGCCCGCCAGATCGTCAGCGCCCTGCGCTCCCGCTACGAGATCGTGATCGTCGACTGCGGCGCCCAGCTCAGTGGCGCCGGCGCGGCCGCCGTGGAGATGGCCGACACGGCGCTGCTGGTCACCACCCCGGACGTGGTCGCCGTCCGGGGCGCCAAGCGCGTCGTCCGCATGTGGGACCGGCTCCAGATCCGCAAGGCCGAGGAGACCACGGTCGTCGTCAACCGCCACACCCGGGGCACCGAGATCCAGCCCCCGCTGATCCAGAAGATCACCGGCACGGCACTCGCGGCCACCGCGGTCCCCGCCAACTACAAGGAACTCCAGGGCGTGGTGGACGCGGGCCGCCTGCACGAACTGGACTCCAAGAGCACGGTGAAGCAGGCGTTGTGGACTCTCGCCGGGGAACTCGGCCTGGTGAAGGCGGTTGAGGTCGACCGACGGGCGGGCCGGGGGTCCTTCCGCAGGCGGAAGGACGGTGGGGGATGA
- the cpaB gene encoding Flp pilus assembly protein CpaB yields the protein MNSRQRRGVILLILSVVCALGAFAGVLSVINDAESKVGPEVTAYRLKTNVEPYKPLASAQFEKISMPERWLSDNAVTDLREIEGKIAVTALRKGSLLQSDMIVAQPALQPGQQEVAIMIDAATGVAGKITPNSTVNVYATFEGAREGDPAQSKIIVTNAKVLDVGELTPLEPDADDRDRQPTDAVPITFALSTLDAQRLTYAESFAQRVRLALVAPGDDSTVPESDRTYELAKDK from the coding sequence ATGAACTCCCGTCAGCGCCGCGGCGTGATACTCCTGATCCTGTCGGTCGTCTGCGCCCTCGGCGCCTTCGCCGGCGTGCTGTCCGTCATCAACGACGCCGAGTCCAAGGTCGGCCCCGAGGTCACCGCCTACCGGCTGAAGACGAACGTGGAGCCGTACAAGCCGCTGGCTTCGGCCCAGTTCGAGAAGATCTCGATGCCGGAGCGCTGGCTGTCCGACAACGCGGTCACCGATCTGAGGGAGATCGAGGGCAAGATCGCGGTCACCGCGCTGCGGAAGGGTTCCCTGCTCCAGAGCGACATGATCGTGGCCCAGCCCGCCCTCCAGCCCGGGCAGCAGGAGGTCGCCATCATGATCGACGCGGCGACCGGGGTGGCCGGCAAGATCACGCCCAACTCCACCGTGAACGTGTACGCCACCTTCGAGGGCGCACGGGAGGGCGATCCCGCCCAGTCCAAGATCATCGTGACCAACGCCAAGGTCCTGGACGTGGGCGAGCTGACCCCCCTGGAACCCGACGCCGACGACCGCGACCGGCAGCCCACCGACGCCGTCCCGATCACCTTCGCACTGTCCACCCTCGACGCCCAGCGCCTCACCTACGCCGAGTCGTTCGCCCAGCGGGTCCGGCTCGCGCTGGTGGCCCCCGGCGACGACTCCACGGTCCCCGAGTCGGACCGGACGTACGAACTCGCGAAGGACAAGTGA